The window GGAGGAAGTGAAATCACAATAGCTATCTTAGTGTAAAAGTGTAGCATTCACAACTTATAAGCGATCGCAAGAGTCAAAAACCTTACGATCGTTAGGTCGCTAAACAAAGTCTATGAAGCGCAACTTGAACTTAATTCACCGCCAATTAGGAGGAATTTTTCTATGGAACGTGCAAACTCTTTTGATATAGAAAGGCTAGAAGGGCTTTACGCTCGCAAAGAGCAAAAGTTGAGCCAAACATCAAATTTTAAGTTAACAGTAAATAAAGTTTGGCAGTATTTAATTGACATTTTCACTAAAGAGCCTGAGCTAAAAATTTGGCAGCGCTCCGACCGCAAGGGCAATATCTGGTGGGATGTTTACGATCCTGCTACTGGTCGCTCTGGAACTTTTGGTTCTGAAACTGATATGCTGTCCTGGATTGAATCGCGTTACTACCGATAATTCAAGTGGCACAAACCAATAATTCCAAGCAGCTAAAAAAAGACGCGATCGCCAATGAGCGATCGCGTCTTTTTTAAACCTCTAAAATTTAAAATAATTAGATGATTTTCTATAATTGATTAACCTATTATCTGAAGTTAGGAGAGACTGCCTATTTATCTGTTTATTTAGAAAACTGCAAGACAGATTTTAAAAAATAATATTAACTTAAATCAAGTAAAGAATATCAATTAAAGGTAGCGCGGCATTGCCCACCAAAACTGCTGGTAGCTAGAACAAACGCGATCGCACTCTTCCTTAAGGAAAGAATTAAGTTGCGATCGCTATGCGCTTAAATTTCGCAGGAAAACTGCACTAACGTCGCTTCAGTGCTAGCGTCAATCCATCTGCAATTGGCACTAAACTCAGCGTTACTCGTTCGTCCTGGTGCAATTTGTTATTGAGATTTCGGATAGACTGGGTGCTTTTGTCTCGATCTTGAGAATCTGCAACTCTTCCAGACCACAATACATTATCAATTGCAATCAAACCGCCGGGACGAACTAACTGGAGCGATCGCTCATAATATCCCTCATAATTATTTTTATCGGCATCGATGAAGGCAAAATCAAACGTTCCTGCTTGTCCCTCTGCCAACAATTGATCTAAAGTATCTATTGCTGGTGCTAGCCGCAGATCGATCTTGTCCGCGACCCCAGCCGCTTGCCAATAGCGACGCGCCACAGACGTGTATTCCTCACTGACATCGCAAGCAATAATCTTACCTTCTGGAGGTAGAGCCAGAGCCACGCTGAGCGAGCTATAACCAGTAAAGACGCCCACTTCGAGAGTTGTTGTGGCTCCCATCAGTTGGACTAGCAACGCCATAAATTGCCCTTGTTCCGGCGCAATCTGCATCATCGCGTTGGGAAGATTGGCGGTTTCTTGTCGTAGCTGTCGCAGAATCTCTGGCTCTCGCAAGGAAGCGGATAATAGGTAATCATAGAGCTGGTTGTCGAGGCCAATGGTTTGTTTTGACATAATGGTTTATAAATCTTAGATGCTCACAGCCTATAATATCGCTTTTAGACAGAGGCAAAAGGGAAGGAAATTCTATGGTGCGATTTATTTTAGTAGCTGTAATGCTGGGACTACTCGCCGCTTTTGTGGGAGATATTTGGCCGACCGGACTGATGCCAAGTGGTAAACTGGTGAGATCGGCGATCGCTATCCAAGTGGGCCAAACTCAACAGCAGCTAGCTGAACAATTGAATAATTCTTCCCCCAAGCTGGCGATCGAACATTTGCGAATTAACCAGCAAGAACCGCTGAAAATTCACAACTTACTCACCTACCACGTCCGGGGAACCTACGATTTGACTATTCAGCAGCAAGACAATCGGGTAACTGAACAAAAAAAACCTTTTGATGTCTACTTGCAACGTCAGATAGAGGGTAAAACTTGGCGTCTGCTTCTTCCCCAATCTACGGAAAAAAATGCTAAACCCACTTGGTTGACTTACTTGGTGCGTTAAAAAACTAAAAAATAGCAGTGTGAAACTCTAATAACTATCACAAGCTGTGGCGCGATCGCTGTTATGCCCAGTCAGGATTAAAACACTTCCTTCAAACAACAGTTTACAGCTATGTATTTCAGCTTTATCGGTGTTTGTGTCGGACTTTTAATTTTAGTGCTGGGGAGTTTTGGAATATTGCAATGGTTGCACATACCAGCGGGTAATTTCCTCGATTGGGTAATTGCTGCTGCTAGTTTTTGTTGGCTGTTGGTAATTGTGACGGTTCCTTGGAATATTCACTTTGACGCTAAGGAAGTGATAGCAGAAGCAGCGCTTTCGGCTGATAAGGGAATTGCAGTTGATGAAAAGCAAGTTAAGTATGCGAAAGTTGTAGCCAATCGTTCATTTTGGGTAGCGATCGCACTTCATATCCTTTCTACTATTGGACTTTACACCCTCGCCGCAACTGGCGTCAGTTCTGTAGGATATGTTAGTTCTGGTGCAGCTTTACTATTAACTGCTTTGCGTCCAGCCGTGCGAACTTACGAATATTTAGCAAGACGTTTGGCGATGATTAGGCAAGAATTACAGTATCCCCGCCAAGATATTTGGGAACTGCGTAACCGCTTTGATAATCTGGAGTTGGCGGTTAAGCAACTAGAAGCGCAAATGAACGCTGAAGAGCCTTATTCTTTCGTTGCTACTCAACAGCGATCTGGGGAAGAAACTCGTAAAGAATTAGCGCGGTTGAGTGCAGTTATAGAACAATTGGAAGCAACTAATAAGGCTGAACACCAGCAACTATCGAGAGAAGCCAAAAATGCGATCGCGCAACTTTCAACCGATGGGCAATTTCTCGACCACGTTCGCGAAATTATTCGGTTTTTCAAAACTGCTTAATTGCTCATAGTTGATGGTTCATTGTTAATTGCTATGAGCAATGAACCATCAACTATGAACAAATATCAAAGTAATCCCGATGCCTCATAAAGGCGTCTGACAGTCGCTAGAATTCTACTACCGTACTTTAAATCTGCCGCCCAGCGTCCGCTTAGCTGATCCACTAAGGGAGCTACACCCCTCGTAACAAAGCGAAAACGTGGATCGACCAATTCCTGCACCAAAGGCTCTAAACTGGCGTAGGCTTTTAAGTGTTGAATGTGCGCCCTCACGCCAATTCTCGCACTAGGAAACGACGCCCCTTCAGAACCGCCACCGACTGTTCCTAAACTGGCAAAGTTATTTTGGCTAGGACTGATATCGCTGCCAAAACGCAGAAAGCCCGTCTCAACACACATTTGGCAGAAGGCAACATCATGGTTTACGCCCTCAATAGCTGCTTCTTCGCGGTAGAGTTTGGGTAGATCGGGGAACTGAGCAAGGGCATTTTCGTTATTGGCTTTCACGAACATCATCAGCTGCACTTCTGAGGCGTTGCCATTTGTCATAATTTTGTCAATCTGACCGACGCAAACTGGCAAAATCGAGCGCAAGGACACGGTGCGGCTGTTATTGTCCCAACCGATAGAAATATTAAAGTCGCGTAATTCAATAGCTTTGACATAGACTACGCCCCGATACTGTACGCGGCGGACGTTGGGGGCGTTGGTCAAATTAACTCCCAGTCTGTCTACTAAGTCTATGGGGATGTAAGCGTTGCTATTAATGAGAACGCCTTTTTCGGCGTAAGTCTGGTTGTTGATGTTGATATTGATGGGAGGATAGGTTGTAGTCTGGGGATTTCCGCCGCCGCCGCCGATCGCACGGCTCCAAGCTGCTAGTCCGTCAGCAATTCCTAGTGCTATATCGCGGCGTCGGTTCTGAATTAAAAAGCGATCGTCCGGGTTGGTGAGAAAGCCAACTTCCATCAGCATCGACGGGATGGTGGTGTCGCGACAAAAGGCTAGACGACCGACGCCCGTTGCTGTGTCTGGTTTGGCTCCCCGGCTGGGTAGTTGGGGAACGCGGCGCAGCAAGGCAAGCAGCAGCATTTCGGCTTGACTTTTGCGCTCTGTGTTGTTGGCAATATGGAAGACACAGGCTCCCCTCGTACCTGGGTTGTTGAAGGCATCGGCATGGATTTCGAGGGCGATGTCGCCTGTGCGATCGCGGGCGTTAATCCAGCTAATCGACTGGCGCGAAGTCAGGTTGTCGGGCACGGAGAGAACTTCAAAACCCCGCGATCGCAACTCTGGCAATATTTGATCGCGCAGCAGAATCATCTCTTGGGCTTCTGTCGTCCCTCCCGCGATCGCGCCTGAGTCTCCACCACCGTGTCCTGCTGAAATAAAAATCCGTCCCATTTGAAGTCTTCCCCCCAGCGCTAAAAGCACTCGCTGTCAATCTTCCAGCATAAGGAGTGCGGGGGTGTTTCGGCTAGTCCCTCTCGCTCCTTTACCTTTTTGTACCCCGCCAATCATGTTTGGCAAAGAAAGAAACCAGGATTAAGTTATGTGCCAAACCCAGCTAATTTTTGTTATGCGATCGCGTATCACTAAACACCCATATCTTTTGTAAATCTTGGGTAAAGTTTACTTTTCTTAACCCATTACTTTATATGGAATTTATGCGTAAGCTATGTATCATCTCGGTGGCAAAGTACATCACACTTCTATTGAAGTCACTAGATTCTTCAGGTTGGCGATCGCGGCTGACATTAAAAGCAGAAACCTTTACCAAACATTTACGCACGAGCTATGTATGTTAAGTGAAAATATGGATAAGGCAAGAATTAATTAACCTCAAATTAATTGAGATTAAGAAAGCGATCGGCTATCCGGGCGTATCTACGCGATCGCTTTTTAAGAGTTTTACCCTTAATTTTCATTAACTCAACTTGCACGCCTTGAAAACATTCAAGGCTAGGCTTCGCATTGAGCAAGTACGAAAGTGCGCCGTTTCATTTTTTGGAGATGACTTCTATGACTAGCTTATTCACTAATCGCTCTAATTCAGCCAAACGTGGCCTAACTGGAACGTTACTGACACTAGGTTTATTACTTGCGGGAGGCAGTCAAGCGCTTGCTGGCACAATCAAAGCAACTCTTACAGCAGACAATCATTACGGACTCTACCACGCTCAGGAGAATGGTAGCGGACTAACGTTTGTTGGCAGAAATGAGTTTGGGCCTACTGGCAATCCTGGAGGATTAAACTGGTCTTTGCCTGAAACTTGGACTTTTGATATAAACCCAGCCGACTACCTATACGTTGTAGTTTGGGATGATGCTGCGGTAGCCGAGTCGTGGATTGGTGAGTTTGAGCTACCAGGTGGTGTTTCACTTCTTTCAGACACTACAAATTGGGAATACATAATTGCTAGTGGTCAGAATCCAGGTGATTACGGTAACGTTCCTCAGCTGACGGAACTCGTGCCGGAAATAGCCAACGCTAACTGGACGGCGACGCGGGCAGTGGGGCCAAATGGAACCAGCCCTTGGGGCGTGATTCCTGGCATATCAACGTCCGCCCAATTTTTGAACGTCTCTAATCCCCGAAGTGCTAATTACACGATCTTTAGGACAAAGGCCGCTGTAGAGGTCGAGTCTGTCCCCGAACCATCAGCTGCCTTGACTTTACTGGCGTTTGGTGCAAGTGGCGCAGGTTCGCTGCTGAAGCGCAAGCAGCAACAGAAAGCTATGAATTTTAGCCGCAGCTGAGTGATGAGATAGGGGGGGCGATCGCAGCTACCCCCACAACAACCAAGCGCGATCGCACTGTTCTCCCCCTCGCCTCATGTGCCTGTGTCGTTCCAAAATAGAATTAGAGCGATATGGCATAAAGGCAAGCAATGCAAACTCCCCGCCTGCATCAAGACACCATCGATCGAGTCAAAGAACGGGCTGACATTGTGGATGTCATCTCGGAAAAGGTTGTTCTGCGGAAGCGCGGGAAAGATTTTTTGGGCTTATGTCCCTTCCACGAAGAAAAATCTCCCAGCTTTACCGTCAGTCCCAGCAAGCAGATGTACTACTGTTTTGGCTGTCAAGCTGGGGGAAATGCCATCAAGTTCCTGATGGAAGTAGACAAGCGCCCTTTCGCTGATGTAGTCCTCGATTTAGCGCGGCGTTACCAAGTTTCTGTACAAACTCTGGAACCGGAACAGCAGCAAGAATGGCAGCGCGGGGTAGCACTACGAGATCAGCTGTATGAGATTCTGGCGATCGCAGCAGGATTCTATCAACACGCCCTACGTCAATCTCAAGGACAGCAAGCTTTAGAATATCTCAAAACTCAGCGACATCTGAGCGAAGAAACCATCCAACAGTTTCAGCTAGGCTATGCACCAGTTGGGTGGGAAACCCTTTATAGCTATCTTGTCGAACAGAAAAGTTACTCTGTGCAATTAGTAGAAAAAGCAGGGTTAATTAAACATCGCAAAACGGGTGATGGTTATATAGATCAGTTCCGCGATCGCCTAATTATTCCCATCCGCGATACCCAAGGGCGAGTTATCGGTTTCGGCGGTAGAACTTTAGCTGACGAACAACCTAAATATCTTAACTCTCCCGAAACAGAATTATTTAATAAAGGTAAAACTTTATTTGCACTCGATAAAGCCAAAGATGCAATTAGCAAACAAGATCGGGCGGTAGTAGTCGAGGGATATTTTGATGCGATCGCCCTCCACCAATCTGGCATTACCAACGCAGTCGCTTCCCTCGGTACAGCCTTAAGCTTAGACCAAATTCGTCAACTACTGCGTTACACCGAATCGAAACAAATTGTACTTAACTTTGATGCTGATGCCGCAGGTACAAAAGCAGCAGAAAGGGCGATTGGCGAAGTTGCCGATTTAGCTTACAAAGGACAAGTCCAGTTGCGGATTCTCAACCTTCCAGATGGTAAAGATGCCGACGAATTTCTTACTAAAAGCGATCCTGAGACATATCACCATTTACTAACAACAGCTCCCCTTTGGATAGACTGGCAGATAGAGCAAACATTAGTCAATAAAGACATTAGCCAAGCCGACCAATTTCAACAAGTTACTGGTGAAATAGTCAATTTGCTGCGTAACATTGATAACCAAAGTACGCGCACTCATTATATTAGCCAGTGTGCAGAAAAACTTAGTAAAGGAGATGCACGACTCGTACCCCTGCTAGTAGAAAATCTGAGGACGCAAGTAAAGCGATCGCAACAACCTTTAGCGAAAGGAACCACTAAAACACAGCAGCCGCAATTATTACCAATTGCATCTGAACGAAATCTCTTAGAACAAGCAGAAGCGTTACTACTACGAATATTCCTCCACGCTCCCGAATATCGCCAAGCAGTCGTTGATTCCCTAGAAGAGCGAGATTTGTTATTTTGCCTCTCCCACCATCGATTTTTGTGGCAACAAATTTTAGAACTGCAAGAGAGTCTAACTCCCCATGCTACTTCGGATCTAATCTCACTTTTACAAGATAGATGTGTAGAATTTCCCAACGAACTCGCTTTAATTTCTCATCTGTTTCATCTCGATGAAAAGACACAGCAAGACCTCCTCCGCGCTGAAGCCTTAATTCGCGCAGCAGCGGCGTGTCTGGAAGAGGTGCAATGCGAGAAACATCGGCGTTACTGTCTGGAGCAGTGGCAGAAGTTAGCCTCAACAGATCCAGAGCGATCGCAATATTACTACCACGAGTTTTACAGCGCCCAGCAGAGAATTAAGGAATTAAAGCAGCAACGCCAGTTCAATTTCTTAGAAGTTACTCAAATTGGTTCATAGCTCATTGGCTTTGACTATGAACCACGAAGGCATTTTGGATTAAACGCTGACTTCAAAAGTATTAATCCAAAATCCAAAATCCAAAATCGGGCTACGGACAGCCTAAAGTTTCACGGGTTTCTCGTCCCGTAACTGGATTTTTGCCTTTTGCCACTTTGCACAGAGTTTTTTGCACATCAGGGCGGAGCAAAACATCAGTAAAATCGGCTCCATCAATGATGGCACCTTCAAACTTGGTGTAAACAGCAAAAGCACCTTCTAGAACAGCATTAGTCAAGTTTGCTCTAGTGATGCGTGCTGTGTCTAAAGTAGCGTTGCGGAGATTAGCTCCCTCTAGGTTGGCACTTTCTAAATTAGCGCCAAAGAAACTAACACCCGATAGATCGGTATTGCTCAGGTTACTGCTGCGTAGATTGGCTTTGGTAAAGCTAGCGTCAGTTAGCACCTTACCTGAGAAATCTACACCAACTAGAGATTCTTTGGTGTAATCTTCAGCAAGGGCTGGGGTAGCGATCGCTCCCAAAGCTGTGACACAAACTACTGCGAAGAGCAATAAACTTAGTAAAATTGTCGAAATCCGCTTTCTTGGCCTAAATTTCATCCTACTTCCAGCTGATGGATAACCCTCGTCTATCTGATTATCCCAATATTGGCGTTCTAGGAGAAGATCTTGTTGCACGCCACTTAGAGGCGCAAGGCTGGAAAATTTTGCATCGTCGCTGGCGTTGTGCTTGGGGAGAAATAGACCTGATTGCCCAAAACCTTGATGACTCAAGGCTCCAGACACAAGACTCCAGATTTTTCACCCCGCTGGTGTTTGTGGAGGTCAAAACTCGCAGTCGAGGTAACTGGGATGCGGATGGTCTACTTTCCATCACACCGCAAAAACAAGCCAAACTTTGTAAAGCCGCTCAGTTGTTTTTAGCGTCACGCCCCGATCTTGCCGATCTGCCTTGCCGCTTTGATGTGGCTCTAGTTAGCTGTCACCGACTACCACATCGAAATCTTCAAGATAAAAAGAGTTTAAATTTATCAGCCGCTGAGGAAGCCATAGCTCGTCCACCCGTGATGGTGGGTGAAGCTATTTTCGTAGCTGGATACCGACTTCTTCTGCAAGACTACATCAAAGCCGCCTTCGATAGCGCCTAAAAAAATCAAAAAGTAAAAGAGAAAATTTTTAATGCGTTCTCTTTATTTTCACTTTATTAGGCGAGTGTTTCTGGGCAGTAACCTAATCCCCTAGTGAACTGTAGACGAAATGCCTCAATATCGCTGCGGTCAGGACTGCCATGAGAAACGACGGCTACCTGATAGCGACGCATTACATCAATAGGTGATTGTCCTGTTTCCAAGCTCCAAAGTGCCATTTGCAGCCGAATGGTTGGTTCGTAGGAAATTCCCAACTCGTTCAGGAACGCCCGGAAGTCGCCATCTTGTTGAGGGCTTAAATGTTTGTGCATTTTCACCTTGACTACCCAGCCATCAATCTGATGAATCACCGTTATAAATTTAACGGGTTTCTGAGGCATTGAGTGAAGGAACTCAACTACCCGTAGTGTGAGGCTGGCATTCGCCAGAAAGTAGAGGTAGTCCATATCAGTTGTTTAACTTAAAGTCCAAGCAAATGCTATTCTTCTATTCTCTATCTCGAACGATCCCAGCACTAGGGGAGAACCACTGTTATTCAGTGGGGAGTTATACCCAATTCGCTTTTTTGTAGTTGATTGAAAGTATGAATTTTTTCTGATAAACAATAGTGTCTGCGTCTATAGATTGGTCGAAAGTTAGTGACTTTTGGCAAATCCCCCGCAAAGACAGCCAAATCATACCCAAATAGACCGAATGCGCTCAATCGCCATGAATCAACCCAGCAAAGGTTCCCGTAGCCCTAACAGTCCATCTTCAGAAACACCAGATGCAGACAAGTTGTTAGCTAGCTATGACTACGAACTCCCTTTAGAGCGGATTGCTCAAAACCCAGCAGTTCCCAGAGATAGCTCCCGTTTGCTGGTGGTGGATTCACCCAGTACGGGCGGGGATACCCCACCCTTGCACCGCGTCTTCCGTGACTTACCCGACCTACTACAACCGGGAGATTTGCTCGTTTTGAATAACACTCGCGTCATAAATGCACGGCTGCTAGGACGCAAACCTACTGGCGCACCAGTCGAGGTGTTGCTGCTAGAAGAACGATCGCTTAACTGTTGGCTGGCGTTGGTTAAACCGGGTAGGCGCTTAAAGCCAGGGGCAACTATTTTTTTTGAACCTAGAAAACAGGCGACAGAGGAAAGGGGAATAGAAACTGGGGGATCTTCCCCATCCCCAATTGAAAATCCCATTCCCAGGCAGAGCATGGGAACGAGCAAAATCGAAAATCCCTTAACTGCGACCGTTCTGGCAAGGGATGAGGCGACTGGGGGGCGTTTGTTACAGTTCGATGTGCCAGAGGGGGTTTCCTTAGTTCAGTTGTTGGACGAATACGGTAACGTGCCGCTACCACCTTATATAAATGATTCCCAATCTGAGCAGGAACAGTATCAGACAGTTTATGCGGCATCTCCCGGCGCGATCGCTGCTCCCACTGCTGGATTGCACTTCACACCTACTCTGCTGACTCGCTTGCAGGAACAAGGTATAAACACGGCGTTTGTAACTCTCCACGTGGGTGTGGGTACTTTTCGACCAGTCGAGGTGGAGGACATTACTACCCACCAGATGCACGCGGAGTGGGTGGAACTACCCAAAGAAACCGTAGACCAAATTCACTTAACCAAGTCGAGGGGAGGTAGGGTTATTGCGGTTGGTACTACGGTAGTACGAACGTTGGAGGGTATAGCTCATTCCCTGGCAGAGCCAGGTAAAGAGTCTGGAGTCCGGAGTTTGGAGTCCGGAGTTTCCATTTCCAGGCAGGCAACGAGGTCAAACGACAGCATAGGAGAGGAAGAAGAGTTTATGACTAATGCAGATTCTTCAATGCATAATGTCGAAATTTTAAAGCCGTACTATGGCAAGACAAATTTGTTCATCTATCCAGGGTATGAATGGCAAGTAGTAGATGGGCTGATTACAAATTTCCATTTGCCGCGCTCTAGTTTGCTCATGTTAGTAAGTGCTTTAATAGGGCGGGAACGGCTACTAGCTTTATATCGAGAGGCGATCGCTCACCAATACCGCTTCTATTCCTTTGGTGATGCTATGCTAATCTTGCCAGAAGCGGTTAGCTGACTCCCAAGGAAGGCTAATAGTTAAAGTTATATCGAGGGCTGGACTAATTGCTAATAGCTAGTAGGTCTTCTACCCATGCTTAAAAACCACAAATCAATTCATCTGCTTGCGGCTGCTGTTGTCAGTCTCGGTTTGGCAACTATCTGCGAGACAAAAGCTGGTGCTATACCTGCTTCTTCAAAAGTTAGCGAACAGGGGAAGAATATAAACCTGTCACTCAAGGAAATACCGATTGCGGGAGAAAAAAGACGGCTTTCAAAAGTGAAAAAATCGCCGTCTGTACAAAGCCATACAAAGCAGCTAATTGAGGGTCTATACAGTAGAAATGTAGACGCAGCTTCTTACTTCCAACAGGGTGTAACGCAGTATAACCGGGGAGATTATCAAGGGGCAGAGGTATCTTTAAGAAGAGCGCTGACATACGACCCGAACATTCCTATGGCGTATTACCTGTTAGGAAATGCTCAGGCGCAGCAAGACAAGGTGCAGGCGGCTAGTGCCTCATACCAAACCGCACTTCGACTCGACCCCAGCATGACAGAGGCTTACTATAACTTGGGGTTGTCGTTGTATAGACAAGGACTACCAGAAGCAGCGATCGCGCAGTTTCAACGCTCGCTTGCACTCAATCCCAAACTACCGGAAGCTCACTATAACATCGGCTTGGCATTAGAGGCGCTAAACAGAAGAGATGAAGCGATCGCGGAGTACCAGCAATCGGTTCGCCTAGACCCCAACAATGCCGCAGCACAGTATAACTTAGGGCTGGCACTGGTAAAACAAGAACAGACAGAACCAGCGATCGCTGCCTTTCGGCAAGCAGTCAGGCTCGATCCTAAGCTAGCTGGCGCTCAATATCAGCTCGGATCGCTTTTGTCTTTGCAAAACAGAGTAGAAGAAGCGCAAAAAGCATTAGGAGCAGCTGTCACCCTTGACCCAAATAATGCCGCAGCTCAGTATAATTTGGGCGTGATTTTTACCCAGCAAGGTAATTATTCAGCGGCGGCTAATAGGTTCCGACGGGCGATCGCCCTCAACCCTAACAACGTCTCTGCTTATCGGCAACTAGGCGTAGCGCTCACCGCAGACCGCAATTACAAAGAAGCAGTTACTGCCTTAAAACAAGCAGTACTCCAAGAACCAAGCGACGCGCTGACGCACTATAACTTAGCGGTTGCATTGCATCGAGACAAGAAATTGGATGACGCGATCGCGGAGTACAAGGAGGCCATTCTTCTCAATCCCAACCTAGCCGAAGGATTTTATAACCTCGGCGTAGCGCTTCAGCAGTCCCAGCGCCCAGAGGACGCAACAGCATTTATTGTAGAAGCCAGGAACTTGTTCGCCCAACAGGGTAAAATCCAAAAAACACAAGAGGTAGATAAGGTTTTACAGTTGATTGCCACACCCAATCCTGCTGTAGCTCCTGTGTTGCCTGCGGGCGCACCCTTTGCCCCTCCTAGCCCTACCAAAGACCCGTCTCAAGCACCTACCCCATAATTAAGGCAAAAGGCAAAAGAAAATATATCTTTTGCCTTTTAATTTTTCGCTATTGACTGGTAGGCTTCCCAATGACTTTTTACTTTAGATTGGCAAGCGATTGATGTCTTTATTGGTGCCAATCACAACCATTGCTGAACCCTTGTACAGGCGTCTGTTTGGATCTGGGTTAATCTCAAACTTGCGATCTTGACTCACTGCTAGTAGATTCAGACCGTAGCGGCTGCGGAGTTTGAGTTCGGTGATAGTTTTACCGTCAAATTCTTCAGGAACTAGAATCTCAACAATGCTGTTCTCTGGGTCTAGATCAAACCGGTCTAAAATGCTGGGTTTGGTGAGACTCCGCGCCAAAGCACAACCAGTTTCATGTTCTGGAAACACAACATGATCTGCCCCCACTTTCTTCAAGAGTTTTTCATGGGTTTCGGAAGAAGCTTTGGCAACTAAATGAGGTACGCCGCCTTCCTTTAGATTGAGCGTTGTAATGATACTTTCTTCTAGATAGTTGCCAATAGCGACAATCACGGTATCAAATTCAAAAATTCCTGCCTCTTTGAGGGCTGATATTTCTGTGGAGTCTAATTGCAAGGCGTGGGCAGCTATTCGCTCTGTTAAAACCTGAGCTACTAGCTTTTCATCGTTGTCCACTGCCATCACTTCATAACCCAACTGGTGTAGCGTCGAACACACTGCCCGACCGAAGCGCCCCAAGCCAATGACAGCAAACAGCTTATTGGATGCGTGCGACTTAGGATCGCTGCGTAGACTGCGAAAAAAACTCAAACCAGATAAATTCACGATTTAACTCCCAGCTTAAGCGGAGATAATTGTTTTTTAGACTATCAAGATCTAGGATGGCGATCTCTACCCCACGAGTAGATTTGCCTCCGGATACCGAACCGCAGTCGGTTTGGGATCTCCAAAAATAGCTGACATAAGTAGCAACACGCCTACCCTTCCCAAATACATAGTGAGGACAATAATCAATTTTGCAGGTACAGACATACCCGCGGTGTAGCCAGTCGAAAGTCCTACTGTCGCAAAAGCTGACACTACCTCAAACAAAATTTGGATAAAGTCTCCGCCTGGAGCTTTTAACGCAATCGGATCTGTAAGAGCAATCAAAGTGGTGGAAACGAGTACAAGTATTAGCGAACCCACTACCACGCCAACAGCCTTTAAAATCAGTGCTAGCGGGATTTGGCGATCGTAGCAATGCACCTCTTCTCTACCCTGTAGCACC of the Microcoleus sp. FACHB-831 genome contains:
- the queA gene encoding tRNA preQ1(34) S-adenosylmethionine ribosyltransferase-isomerase QueA, encoding MNQPSKGSRSPNSPSSETPDADKLLASYDYELPLERIAQNPAVPRDSSRLLVVDSPSTGGDTPPLHRVFRDLPDLLQPGDLLVLNNTRVINARLLGRKPTGAPVEVLLLEERSLNCWLALVKPGRRLKPGATIFFEPRKQATEERGIETGGSSPSPIENPIPRQSMGTSKIENPLTATVLARDEATGGRLLQFDVPEGVSLVQLLDEYGNVPLPPYINDSQSEQEQYQTVYAASPGAIAAPTAGLHFTPTLLTRLQEQGINTAFVTLHVGVGTFRPVEVEDITTHQMHAEWVELPKETVDQIHLTKSRGGRVIAVGTTVVRTLEGIAHSLAEPGKESGVRSLESGVSISRQATRSNDSIGEEEEFMTNADSSMHNVEILKPYYGKTNLFIYPGYEWQVVDGLITNFHLPRSSLLMLVSALIGRERLLALYREAIAHQYRFYSFGDAMLILPEAVS
- a CDS encoding tetratricopeptide repeat protein, which produces MLKNHKSIHLLAAAVVSLGLATICETKAGAIPASSKVSEQGKNINLSLKEIPIAGEKRRLSKVKKSPSVQSHTKQLIEGLYSRNVDAASYFQQGVTQYNRGDYQGAEVSLRRALTYDPNIPMAYYLLGNAQAQQDKVQAASASYQTALRLDPSMTEAYYNLGLSLYRQGLPEAAIAQFQRSLALNPKLPEAHYNIGLALEALNRRDEAIAEYQQSVRLDPNNAAAQYNLGLALVKQEQTEPAIAAFRQAVRLDPKLAGAQYQLGSLLSLQNRVEEAQKALGAAVTLDPNNAAAQYNLGVIFTQQGNYSAAANRFRRAIALNPNNVSAYRQLGVALTADRNYKEAVTALKQAVLQEPSDALTHYNLAVALHRDKKLDDAIAEYKEAILLNPNLAEGFYNLGVALQQSQRPEDATAFIVEARNLFAQQGKIQKTQEVDKVLQLIATPNPAVAPVLPAGAPFAPPSPTKDPSQAPTP
- a CDS encoding NAD-binding protein, which produces MNLSGLSFFRSLRSDPKSHASNKLFAVIGLGRFGRAVCSTLHQLGYEVMAVDNDEKLVAQVLTERIAAHALQLDSTEISALKEAGIFEFDTVIVAIGNYLEESIITTLNLKEGGVPHLVAKASSETHEKLLKKVGADHVVFPEHETGCALARSLTKPSILDRFDLDPENSIVEILVPEEFDGKTITELKLRSRYGLNLLAVSQDRKFEINPDPNRRLYKGSAMVVIGTNKDINRLPI